In the Phenylobacterium soli genome, CTAAGCCGAGGGCGTCGGGCAAACCGAAGCCGAAGCCCAAGGCTGGCGCGCCGCGCGGCCGATCGGCCAAGCTGGCGCGGCCGGGGGTCAAGCCGAAACGAGCGTCCCGGACTTCCACTCCGAAAAGAGGACGTTGACGTTCGGCAGGCCGAGGTCGGCCTGGGCGAGTTCCACCACCATCGGACCGATCTCGGCCGGGTCGGGCAGGGTCTCAGGGTCCTCGCCGGGCATCGCCTCGGCGCGCATCTTGGTGCGCATGGCGCCCGGGTCGACCAGGGCGATGCGGACGTTCGTCTGTTCGAGTTCGTCGGCCCAGGTGCGGACCAGGTTCTCGAGCCCCGCCTTGGTGGCCCCGTATGGCCCCCAGAACGCCTTCGGCCTGGCGACCCGGCCGGTCGAAAAGACGATCGCCCGGCCCTTAGGCGCGGCGCGCAGCAGCGGCTCGGTCGAACGGATCAGCCGGTAGGTGGCGGTGAGGTTCACGGCCACCACGCGATCCCAG is a window encoding:
- a CDS encoding SDR family NAD(P)-dependent oxidoreductase — translated: MSAPLSDAPLAGKFALVTGASRGIGRECALALAKAGAHVVAVARTQGALEELDDEIRQASGQSATLVPMDIAEGDGLDQLGLAIHQRFGHLDILVHAAAILGPMTPVAHIEPKHWDRVVAVNLTATYRLIRSTEPLLRAAPKGRAIVFSTGRVARPKAFWGPYGATKAGLENLVRTWADELEQTNVRIALVDPGAMRTKMRAEAMPGEDPETLPDPAEIGPMVVELAQADLGLPNVNVLFSEWKSGTLVSA